The Trypanosoma brucei brucei TREU927 chromosome 9, whole genome shotgun sequence genome includes a window with the following:
- a CDS encoding variant surface glycoprotein, producing the protein MKARQIITHLAVLLLLVTPQARAAAPADGDNLATLAYLCPALQLADGDITLHPEQSNLDGSLQDLLALNMSLADAAWAAQFKASPPGATPVAATEQQQKQQAGTPEQIAAWTAAKANVDNTAKFKDVLAKYGYTQENASKLIPLKGPIAQYADAAFGIQQATKTSEKDDKTDSDLKALIKTAIYGHDGGYDATKKEEMGLQGTQNRENHCTAQSNSNPIQTISTMVACLCAVKDDMVSGKAPCGPHADATLKWQADGPPQTPLWPKIRSICPKADGGTVTADRIAAAIAAAKMAFFSKGNDLYVGKFDMAGCDGSNNGACIKYTDQASNSVPSFKQAAWIDKLETVETSLRTRQQNQDIQKQAQTKIETLKQLVKAAAKHAEKLTAPTTQHHSNPKLATTNDKNSQAQKTADCSKLEKAECKPDVGCRYNETTNKCEEDPKSPVVQANKEAKGGATNSEGKNYSGKKTEGECKDSCKWDGKECKDSIFLFRKKFFLIVFAFLVLLF; encoded by the coding sequence atgaaagccAGACAAATAATTACTCACCTGGCGGTGCTGTTGCTATTAGTGACCCCGCAGGCACGGGCAGCGGCACCGGCAGATGGCGACAACTTAGCGACGCTGGCGTACTTGTGCCCCGCCCTTCAGCTAGCGGACGGCGACATAACATTGCACCCCGAACAAAGCAATCTAGATGGCAGCCTACAAGACCTGCTAGCGCTAAACATGTCACTAGCAGACGCCGCCTGGGCAGCTCAATTCAAGGCCTCACCGCCAGGTGCAACGCCAGTAGCAGCAAccgagcagcagcagaagcaacaaGCCGGCACGCCAGAACAAATTGCTGCCTGGACTGCCGCCAAGGCCAATGTAGATAACACCGCCAAATTCAAAGATGTACTCGCAAAATACGGTTACACTCAAGAAAACGCGTCAAAGCTAATTCCTTTGAAAGGACCAATCGCACAGTACGCTGACGCGGCGTTCGGCATACAACAAGCGACAAAGACAAGCGAAAAAGACGACAAAACAGATTCAGACCTCAAAGCTTTGATAAAAACAGCAATCTACGGCCATGACGGCGGCTACGACgccacaaaaaaggaagaaatgggGCTACAAGGGACACAAAACCGGGAAAACCACTGTACAGCACAAAGTAACAGCAACCCAATTCAAACGATTTCGACTATGGTCGCTTGTCTGTGTGCCGTAAAGGACGACATGGTGTCGGGAAAAGCACCGTGCGGGCCGCACGCAGACGCAACGCTAAAATGGCAAGCTGACGGGCCGCCACAGACGCCACTATGGCCGAAGATCCGCTCTATCTGCCCAAAAGCCGACGGCGGAACTGTAACAGCCGACAGAATAGCAGCAGCaatagcagcagcaaagaTGGCTTTCTTCAGCAAAGGCAACGATCTTTATGTCGGCAAGTTCGACATGGCCGGCTGCGACGGCAGCAACAATGGTGCCTGTATAAAGTACACAGACCAGGCGTCGAACTCAGTACCCAGCTTCAAGCAGGCCGCATGGATAGACAAACTTGAAACTGTAGAGACATCATTGCGAACGCGCCAGCAGAACCAGGACATCCAAAAGCAGGCGCagacaaaaatagaaacgcTCAAGCAGCTGGTCAAAGCAGCCGCCAAACACGCAGAAAAACTTACAGCGCCAACGACGCAGCACCATAGCAACCCAAAACTAGCCACCACAAACGACAAAAATAGCCAAGCTCAGAAAACAGCAGATTGCTCAAAACTTGAAAAAGCGGAGTGCAAGCCCGATGTGGGATGCAGATATAACGAAACAACTAACAAATGCGAAGAAGATCCAAAAAGTCCAGTTGTGCaggcaaacaaagaagcTAAAGGAGGAGCAACAAACTCTGAAGGTAAGAATTACTCTGGCAAGAAAACTGAGGGCGAATGTAAAGATagctgcaaatgggatggaaaagaatgcaaagattccattttccttttccgtaaaaaatttttcctgattgtttttgcatttttggTCTTGCTGTTTTAA
- a CDS encoding hypothetical protein, unlikely (GPI-Anchor Signal predicted for Tb09.142.0190 by DGPI v2.04, no cleavage site predicted): MCIMMPTVVIVLYLRQLYHILSHLRPLFKTFIVSSASLPSVYSVSATTLIIIFVYTHSHHTSIIIIIMIIIIITITIIIIITIILVYAY, encoded by the coding sequence ATGTGTATTATGATGCCCACTGTCGTGATTGTGCTTTACCTTCGACAATTATACCATATTCTCTCTCACTTACGCCCCCTATTCAAAacttttattgtttcgaGTGCCTCTCTTCCCTCCGTTTATTCTGTGTCTGCTACaactctcattataatattcgtatatacacactcacaccacacttctattattattattatcatgattattattattattactattactattattattattattactataatattagtatatgcaTACTAA
- a CDS encoding variant surface glycoprotein (GPI-Anchor Signal predicted for Tb09.142.0240 by DGPI v2.04 with cleavage site probability 0.75399995 near 509): MTAPVLGATMLTIALHLVTSGSLATIPEGANKHEHAVLCEVLAIVDADLDIPPQESVDEASYNKIRNLNFSTSTTDWRKTFYSDDALTKPHPEAQPAHKKIADYAKYWPDWHGAATALAATKKPDEVEKAKLDELTHQSRQIAHARVRAIAETARAAKEKALQTAGEAEVIDKAEELKALKTVFFGADSAAAATVTTTNAFGTGTINARQTACEADPADGKAKTLVAQLMCVCTKATQGSALSKACTAAADGSQGWNSGSGSPADTDASAVAKTCANTGESKITATRLRQAITNVAKLVHLTSDGTGYIGVYQATGCTGADNAGMCVKIPNYKSNPTDGIKKLQWTSTLENLANKLEARTRYNTIISKLNEQLRSSSEQAEETIQLTKREEAARSTATKEQTQKSTTATQAQNTLINECEKITKAAQCKEKKPACEWQNKAAEDGPHCKLNATNVEQQATQAGTGDGAAATTTDKCGAAKTPEECAAVKGEIPKDKKAVCGWIEGKCQDSSIIINKKFALSVVSAAFMALLF, encoded by the coding sequence ATGACGGCACCAGTGTTGGGGGCTACCATGCTAACCATTGCGCTCCACCTCGTCACCTCTGGAAGCCTGGCAACGATACCGGAAGGAGCAAACAAGCACGAGCACGCGGTGTTGTGCGAAGTACTAGCGATTGTAGATGCCGACCTCGACATACCCCCACAAGAAAGTGTCGACGAGGCAagctacaacaaaatacGTAACCTCAATTTTTCGACATCGACGACCGACTGGCGGAAGACGTTCTACTCAGACGACGCTCTAACGAAACCCCACCCAGAGGCCCAGCCGGCGCACAAGAAAATAGCAGACTACGCCAAATACTGGCCAGACTGGCATGGGGCGGCCACAGCATTAGCAGCAACGAAGAAACCAGACGAGGTTGAGAAAGCCAAACTGGACGAGCTAACACACCAGAGCCGGCAGATAGCACACGCCCGCGTACGGGCTATAGCAGAAACAGCTCGGGCGGCTAAAGAAAAGGCGCTACAAACAGCCGGCGAAGCCGAAGTAATCGACAAGGCGGAGGAGCTGAAAGCACTGAAAACAGTTTTTTTCGGAGCAGATTCCGCAGCGGCGGCGACGGTAACGACAACAAATGCGTTCGGCACGGGAACAATCAACGCCCGGCAAACAGCATGCGAGGCAGACCCAGCAGATGGCAAGGCGAAAACTCTAGTCGCACAGCTAATGTGCGTATGCACAAAAGCGACTCAAGGGTCGGCCCTCAGCAAAGCATGCACAGCGGCAGCAGACGGCAGCCAGGGATGGAACAGCGGTTCGGGGTCTCCCGCTGACACTGACGCCAGCGCAGTCGCCAAAACGTGTGCAAACACCGGAGAGAGCAAGATAACCGCCACGCGCTTGCGACAAGCAATAACCAACGTCGCAAAACTAGTACACCTAACAAGCGACGGTACCGGCTACATCGGCGTATACCAAGCAACAGGTTGCACCGGGGCCGACAACGCCGGCATGTGCGTCAAGATACCAAACTATAAATCGAATCCTACAGACGGGATTAAAAAGCTACAGTGGACATCAACCCTGGAAAACCTCGCTAACAAACTAGAAGCTAGAACCAGGTACAACACCATTATCTCTAAACTAAACGAACAGCTACGATCCAGCTCAGAGCAAGCCGAAGAAACTATTCAACTAACAAAGCGAGAAGAAGCCGCTAGATCAACAGCCACCAAAGAACAAACTCAAAAGTCCACCACAGCGACTCAGGCGCAAAACACCCTCATTAATGAGTGCGAAAAAATAACCAAAGCAGCGCaatgcaaggaaaaaaagccGGCATGCGAATGGCAAAACAAAGCCGCCGAAGATGGCCCCCACTGCAAATTGAATGCGACGAATGTAGAACAACAAGCAACtcaagcaggaacaggagatggagctgcagcaacaacaacagataagTGTGGTGCGGCAAAAACTCCTGAGGAATGTGCTGCAGTAAAGGGTGAAATTccgaaagataaaaaagctgTTTGTGGTTGGATTGAAGGCAAATGTCAGGATTCCAGTATTAttatcaataagaaattcgccctcagcgtggtttctgctgcttttatggCCTTGCTTTTCTAA
- a CDS encoding expression site-associated protein: MKVIVERCLAFSLFVICIGGAEEEGPCTLVDDYYKKNLKETLCYLRCLSNALNKLYTDGERKMLVNEEVYANASRILDDMEGKTGESTKYLSVVSSAMGDQRKKMEKLISYGNEMGDLVAKVGGLFSEVNESVRAVRKYLPDALTTANKYYASIAEITRTAWDDVKAVEAGGTAKCEERTFQRVKGLLTPCADQTCPLAKTVNESTLKTYKDGCLAVTVQNGSVRECFNLPRDNLYRSGAVKNSNDALEWKEVRDRGASFQLKVKVQEIFGPLITPFAAGQPPSMLLGMVSNITSLHSQFNKVHNNFTSLLFDIDVAGNVTTANSSI; the protein is encoded by the coding sequence atgaaggtTATTGTTGAGCGATGCCTAGCTTTCTCACTTTTTGTAATTTGCATTGGTGGTGCAGAGGAAGAGGGTCCATGCACGCTGGTCGACGATTATTACAAAAAGAATTTGAAAGAGACTTTATGTTATCTTCGTTGTCTCTCGAATGCGTTGAATAAATTATACACTGATGGCGAGAGGAAAATGCTTGTgaatgaggaagtatacgCAAATGCATCTCGTATACTGGATGACATGGAAGGTAAAACAggtgaaagcacaaaatatTTGAGTGTTGTAAGTAGTGCAATGGGAGACCAACgtaagaaaatggaaaagctTATATCTtatggaaatgaaatgggAGACCTTGTAGCGAAAGTAGGTGGATTATTTTCTGAAGTTAATGAGAGTGTGAGGGCAGTGAGGAAATATTTACCTGATGCTCTCACAACAGCAAATAAATACTATGCATCTATTGCTGAGATAACACGGACAGCTTGGGATGATGTTAAGGCTGTAGAAGCAGGAGGCACTGCTAAATGTGAAGAACGAACCTTTCAAAGGGTTAAGGGGTTGTTAACACCGTGTGCTGACCAAACATGCCCTCTGGCAAAAACTGTAAACGAGAGCACTCTCAAAACGTATAAGGACGGTTGTCTTGCAGTAACAGTACAGAATGGTTCTGTAAGGGAGTGCTTCAACCTTCCAAGGGATAATTTGTATAGGAGTGGTGCAGTTAAGAACTCAAATGATGCATTGGAATGGAAAGAAGTTCGAGATCGTGGAGCTTCTTTTCAACTTAAAGTCAAGGTGCAAGAAATATTTGGCCCCCTCATCACACCTTTTGCTGCCGGACAGCCACCTTCCATGCTTCTTGGAATGGTGTCAAATATCACCTCTCTTCACTCCCAATTTAACAAGGTGCATAACAACTTCACGTCGCTGCTGTTCGACATTGATGTTGCTGGTAATGTTACCACCGCTAATTCTTCCATCTGA